GCACGTCCACGCCGCTCATGGCGGCGGTTTTCAGCGAGTTGATCGTGGTCTCTCCCGGCATGAAATAGGGGGTCGAGATGAAAACGTACTTCTTGGCCATGTTGATCAGCGTGAAGTAGGCTTGTTGGATGGATGTCCAATCGCTATCGGGACCGGATGCCACGGTTTGAACAACCACGTTGCCATCGACTTTCTTGTTGGGAAGGTATTCCGCCTTGTTCAGTAGAAGTTCCTGGCGAACAAAGTACCAGTCAAACAGGAAAACCACTTGCAACGAGGTGACGGCTTCTCCTTTCACTTTCAGGTGGGTGTCACGCCAGATGCCGATGCCGGGTAATCCGTGCAGGTAACGGTCGGCGAAGTTTAACCCACCAATGAACCCGGTGTCCCCGTCCACGACGACGATTTTCCGGTGGTTCCGGTAGTTCACCTTATTCGTGAATAAGGGAAAGCGCACGGGAAGAAACGGGTAAATTTGAATCCCGGCGGCCTGCATCTCTTTGATGTAACGTTTGGGTAATTTCCACGACCCCACGTCATCATAGATCACACGAACTTCCACGCCTTCCTTGGCTTTGGCGATAAGTAATTCTTTCAGTTTCTCTCCGAGTTCTCCTTTATCAATGATATAGTATTCGAGGTGAATGTATTTTCGGGCTTTGGCGATGGCCTTGAAGATCGAACCGAAAGTAGCCTCCCCGTTATTCAGAATCTCGATCGTGTTATTTCGGGAAAGAAGGGCTTTGCTGTTGTTCAAGAGTAATGTCATCAACGGTTTCACCGCCTCCATGTCTTCTTTTTTCAACAATTCGGCTTTCTTGATACGTTGTTTCTGGTCTTCGCTCATGTATTGCAACCACTTGAAGTCACCCAGTCCTTTCATGGAGAACATCTTGATCTTCCGGTAATTCATGCCGAAATAGATGTAAAAGAATAGCCCGACGCCGGGTGCCAGCACGAGTACGAGTATCCACGCAAGTGTACGTACCGGATTCCTGTTTTCCAGTATGATCGTGTATATGATCGCCAAGATGGTGAGAATATACAGTACAATGCCAATGTCAATCGCAATACCCGTCCAGTTCACGCAATTAAATTTTCAATTTTCAATTTTCAATTTTCAATTAAACCGTATCTTTGTTCCATGAATACGATGTTTGATTTACAACAATACGCATTACAGGAGCTAAAGGATACTTATACCGAGCATGAAATAAAAGTTTTATGCTCTCTTGCCTTTTGCAAACTGTTGCATTGTACAAATATAGAAATCCATCTTAACAAACACGAATTTTTGGCAAAAAGCTTTATCGATAAATTCCTTCTCGTCGTGGAAGAGTTAAAAACGGATAAACCGATCCAGTATATATTGGGAGAAACGGAATTTGCCGGTATTGATTTCCAGCTAAATAGTGAAACCTTGATTCCCCGGCCGGAGACGGAAGAACTGGTGATGTGGATCGTGGAATCGGGAGTGCAGCCGGGTGCAAGTGTTTTGGATATTGGAACGGGGAGTGGGTGTATCATCGTGTCGTTGGGTAAGTTGTTGAAAGGAGTACGGCTTTGTGGGGTGGATATTTCCCCGGAGGCCGTGCGACAAGCTGCCGACAATGCCCGGAGAAATGGCGTGGAGGTGAAATTTGAAGTACGTGATATATTGAGTTACGAGGAATGGGAATGGCCCGGTTTCGACGTGATCGTGAGTAATCCGCCTTATGTGCGGGAGTCTGAGAAGGCGCTTATGCACGATCGGGTGTTGAATTATGAACCCTCCCGAGCTCTTTTCGTGCCGGATACTGATCCGTTAATGTTTTACCGGAAGATTGCCGGATTCGGTCGTGATCATCTGAACCGGGGTGGATTGCTGTTTTTAGAGATCAACGAGGCTTTTGGGAAAGAAACCGTCGAGTTACTTCGGGAGATGGGGTACGAGGATGTTGAATTGAGGAAGGATATTAATGAACGGGAGAGAATGGTGAAAGCCCGGGGAAATTTTAAATTCTAAATTACATCGAAAGTGGATGCGAAGAAAGCGTTGAATATTGTTGCCGGGCAGTGTAGTAAAAAGGAGTATTGTAGTTTTGATATTTTTAAAAAGTTACAGAGGTGGGAGTTAGAGGAAAAGGATATTGCCGCGGTTATGGAGTTTTTGGTGAAGAATCATTTCTTGGATGATACTCGCTTTGCAGAGGCGTATGCCCGGGATAAGCATCGTTTTAATCGTTGGGGAAAGTTGAAGATCATGCAGATGCTCCGGCAAAAGCGTGTGCCGGAACGTATTATCGAACAGGCTTTGTCTTCTTTACCCGATGAGGAAAGTGACGCCACGTGTCTGGCGCTGTTGAAACAAAAGAATCGGGGATTAAAAGAGGAGGACCCGTATAAGCGAAAAGCAAAGCTTTTCCGCTTTGCTTTGAGTCGTGGCTTTGATTATGAAACGATCAGTCGGTGTATCGATCAATTGCAGGATTGAATTATCCCATCTCGCTTACTTTTTCCAGCGCCTCCATGTTCGTAATCTTGATTTGCTTGCCGGAAAGTTCCAGTATGCCTTCCGAGGCAAAGTTGGAGAGCGTGCGGATGGCATTGGAGGTGGTCATGTTCGAGAGATTGGCCATGTCTTCCCGCGAGAGACAAATTTTCAAGGTCATGTTATCGTCCTCGAACCCGTAAGTGTCTTTCAGCACGAGCAAGGCTTCTGCCAGACGTCCGCGAATGTGTTTTTGCGTGAGTGTTACTGTTCGGCGGTTCGAGAATCCGAGGTCGGTAGCCAACGCCCGGATCACGTTCATGGCAACATCCGAGTTACTGCGCACGATACCGAAAATAAGTTCTGTTTTCATGATGCAGACAATGGATTCCTCAAGAGCCTCCGCTGATGCGATGTGCATTTCCTCGGCAAAGAAAGCCCGGTAGCCGATAAACCCGACGGGTTTTGCCATACGCACGATTTGTTCCCGTCCCGCGATACCTTTCTTGGCGATTTTAGCTTTCCCGGTGATCAGACAAATTAACCCGAAAGGTTTATTCCCTTCTTCGTAAATCAAGTCTCCTTTCCTGTACATTTTGCAAATGCTGGTTTGGCGAATAATGCTTTTGCTACTTTCGTCAAGACTTGCAAAAAGGGAGTTGGGACTATCAATGCAAATGTTGCAATATTTTTCGTGTAACTCTTTGTCTTTTATCGTTCTCATAAACTCGTTCTCTTATCTGGTGTTATAGTTTGGCAACAAGTGGCATACGGCGTCCGCTGCCGAACGCTTTTTTACTGACTTTCAGTATCGGCGGGCATTGTGCCCGTTTGTAGTCGTTACGATTGACCAGGGTTATCGTTTTTTCAACGATTTCCGGGGCGAATCCTTTCGCTATAATTTCCTGTTTGGAACTATTTTCTTCGAGATATAGTTTCAAGATAGCGTCCAGCGTGTCGTAATCCGGTAGAGAGTCCTGATCTTTTTGCCCGGGCCGTAGTTCGGCAGAGGGGGCTTTCGTGATGGTATTCTCGGGGATTAATTCCCCGTTTCGGTTCACGTAACGGGATAATTTGTACACGTCGGTTTTGTACACGTCGCCCAGCACGGAAAGCGATCCGCACAAGTCCCCGTACAGGGTACCATAACCCACGGCTGCCTCGCTTTTATTGGAGGTGTTCAAAAGGATGTGACCGAATTTATTGGAAATGGCCATAACGAGAGACCCGCGAATACGGGCTTGCAGGTTTTCTTCGGCCACGTTGAAGGGTGCATCCTTGAAAACAGGGTGTAGCGTGGCGATAAAATTGTCGTATATTTCTTTTATGGGTAAGGTTTCGTGAGAGATGCCCAAGTTTTTGGCTAGGTCAACGGCATCTGTGACAGAGTGGTCGGTGGAGAATCGGGAAGGCATCAGTATGCCCAGCACGTTTTCTTTGCCAAGGGCCTCTGTTGCCAATGCGGCAACGAGGGCCGAATCGATTCCCCCGGAAAGTCCGAGTACGGCTTTCGAGAATCCGTTTTTGTGGAAGAAATCTTTTATTCCGAGGATAAGTGCATCGTGAATAAGAGCAATGGTATCCGGTCCTTTTTCTTTGAGGGCCGGGGCATTAAGCAGTCTTTCCGTGTCGATGATCATGAAATCTTCTTTGAACGCGGCTAGTTTGTATGTTGAAATCCCTTTGCTGTTGACCACGAAGGAGTTACCGTCAAATATCAGGGAGGCGTTCGCTCCCACGTGATTGAGTGATATGAGCGGGCATTTCTGTTTCCGGGCGATGTATGATAGACTTTCTTTCCGGTAAGCAAAACTTTCCGTGGTGAAAGGTGTCGAACCGACATGTACGATGATCGTGTCGGTCTTCTCGATCATGTTGGATTCGTACTCGTCGAAGATGACCCGGATATTCTGGTTCTTGTAGCGTAGGGGCGTGTTGGATTCTCCCGGGATGAAGTACCGGCTCTCGTCGAAAACGTCGTAGTCGCTCAATATGGTTTTGTTTACCCCGCCTCGCACTTCCCCGTCGTACATGAAAAACATGGCGTTCATCAAGATGCCATCTTCCAAGTCTAGGTTCGGGCCGCCCACTAATGCCGCTATGTTATGACATTGCTCGGCGATCTTTTCAATGCTGACACGACATTCGTTCACGAAATATTCTTTCTCGAAAAGGTCTTGCGGGTAAGCCCCACAGATGGCGTGTTCGGGAAAAAGAACGAGTTCCGCTTTCATGGCTTTCGCCTTTTTTATGGCAGCAATAATAAGGTCCTTATTTTTGGAAATATCTCCGATGTGGTAGTTGATTTGAGGTATCGCTATTTTCATAATTCTGCACGTTGTATCCCTTGACGGGATGGATTGTTGGTAAGCGTCCAAATAAATCTGGTAACTCTTTGGCAGCTTGTTTTGTTTATTGCTGCAAAAGTACGATTTTTGCGCAAAATAATGAATAAAGATTAGGAAGATTGTTTACCATGGATAAAAAAGAATTGCGGAAACAGGTTAAAGTTTTGAAAAGCCAGTATTCTCTGGAACAAAAGGTGGAGATGTCTCGTCCCTTGTGGAAGGAGTTGGAACAGACGGATTTTTTCAAGGAGGCCCGGACCGTGTTGCTCTACTGGTCGATGGACGACGAGGTGTTCACGCATGATTACGTCTGTAAGTGGGCGGGGGAGAAGACCGTCTTGTTGCCTTGCGTGAAAGGGGACGTGTTGGAATTGCGAGTGTTCAAGGGCATGGAATCCCTGCAACCGGGGGAGGCTTTCGGCATACTGGAGCCTGTTGGCGAATTGTACACGGATTACGACGCGATTGACTTGATTGTCGTGCCGGGCGTGGCTTTTGATCGCCACGGGAATCGTCTGGGACGAGGTCGCGGGTATTACGATAAGATTTTGAAAGAGACACGTGTTGCCCGGAAAGTGGGGATTTGTTTCGGATTCCAGTTCGTGGAAGAGGTGCCTGTCGATGAGCTGGACGTGCGGATGGATCTCGTGATTCATGGGATTTAACGGGGTAACCCCGTGAGAAGGGGTGATTTGAGGGAGTTATCGGTAATGGTTTCGAATAGGTACAAAAAGAAAGCTGCCCCGAGAGAGGCAGCTTTGTTCTTTTCTTTTTATGATGATTAAGCTTCTTTCGGAGCTCCAACAGGACATACACCAGCGCAAGCCCCGCATGAGATACATTCATCAGCATTGATTTGATAGTGATCATCACCCATAGAGATTGCTCCTACCGGGCACTCTGATTCACATGCTCCACAAGAAATACAATCATCAGATATTACGTAAGCCATTTCTAAAAAAATTTGTTTGTTAATAATGACGCGAAAATAAGACCTATAATTGAAACAAAAAACTTTTTCAGAATAAAAAGGGTTGTTCCGTGTGAAAACTTGTCATTGAAAATGGTGGATTTTTGATTGTTTATAATTGATTGTCAGTGTGTTGTTTGGGCGTTGATGTGGTATTGATGAATGCTTATTTATATTGATTGTAAACTTTGGAAAAAGGAAAAAGTGTTGTGATTCTGATAATTTGTTCGTACATTTGCGCCGCATTAAAAGTACGGGGATAGTTTTAAACGTGTAATGGGAATGCAGACGTGGCTTATAACCCCGGGGCATCAGTCTGGATTTGAGTAGCACAAGCAATGTTATTATTATGCAAGTATTTGATTTAAAAGGAGAAGTAAGAAACGATTTAGGTAAAAAAGCTACCAAGGCTGTAAGATATGCGGAGAAAGTTCCATGCGTTCTTTATGGTGGAGAGGCAAACGTTCATTTCGCAGTTTTGGATAAAGATTTGAAGAAACTTCTTTACACTCCTAATGTATATCTGGTAAATTTGGATCTTGATGGTAAATCTTACGGAGCCGTGATGAGAGATATTCAATTCCACCCGGTGACGGATAAGGTTTTACATATTGATTTCTACCAGACCTCAGAGGATAAGCCAGTTGTAATGGACGTTCCTGTTCGGGTAACGGGACACGCTGCCGGAGTTCAAGCCGGAGGTAAGTTGGCTATAATCACTCGTAAGTTGAAAGTAAAAGCTCTTCCGAAAGATATGCCGGATGAAGTGGTTGTTGATGTTACTTCTTTAGGTGTTGGTAAGGCTATTAAAGTACAGGATATTCACGTGGAAGGCGTAGAGTTAATGAATGCTAAGAGCGTTGTGGTTGCTCAGGTTAAATTGACAAGAGCTGCAAGAGCTGCACAAAGCGCTCAATAGTAGTTTGAAAAAATAGACAGATGAAATATCTTATTGTGGGATTGGGCAACATAGGTCCCGAGTACCAGAATACACGACATAACATCGGATTTAAAGTATTGGACGCCTTTGCTAAGGCGTCCAATGCTGTTTTTGAAGATATGCGTTATGGTGCGGTTGCCACGGTGAAGTTGAAGGGACGTACCCTGATTTTGTTGAAACCGAACACGTACATGAACCTGAGTGGTAAGGCGGTCAGTTACTGGATGCAAAAAGAGAAAATCGAGTTGTCGAACCTTTTCGTGGTGGTGGATGACTTGGCATTACCTTTCGGGACGATCCGTTTGAGAGGCAAGGGAAGTGACGGGGGACATAACGGTTTGAAGAGTATTAACCAGTTGCTGGGCACGCAGGATTACGCTCGTTTGCGTTTTGGTATCGGGAACGAGTTCCCCAAGGGAAAACAGGTGGATTACGTGTTGGGAGAGTGGTCTTCGGAGGAAGAGGAACGTTTTCCAGCCATGTTGAAGCATTGTGGGGAGGTGATCGAGAATTTTATTTTTATAGGGGTAGA
The window above is part of the Butyricimonas paravirosa genome. Proteins encoded here:
- the cls gene encoding cardiolipin synthase — translated: MNWTGIAIDIGIVLYILTILAIIYTIILENRNPVRTLAWILVLVLAPGVGLFFYIYFGMNYRKIKMFSMKGLGDFKWLQYMSEDQKQRIKKAELLKKEDMEAVKPLMTLLLNNSKALLSRNNTIEILNNGEATFGSIFKAIAKARKYIHLEYYIIDKGELGEKLKELLIAKAKEGVEVRVIYDDVGSWKLPKRYIKEMQAAGIQIYPFLPVRFPLFTNKVNYRNHRKIVVVDGDTGFIGGLNFADRYLHGLPGIGIWRDTHLKVKGEAVTSLQVVFLFDWYFVRQELLLNKAEYLPNKKVDGNVVVQTVASGPDSDWTSIQQAYFTLINMAKKYVFISTPYFMPGETTINSLKTAAMSGVDVRIMIPYKSDSLLTHWCTRSYVEELLEAGVRVFQYRKGFNHSKVIVMDGLVSSVGTANMDIRSFEQNFEVNLIIYDRNVSRQLGSDFLDDLKGSSEISIHRWKFRPKRDKIRESLARLFAPLL
- the prmC gene encoding peptide chain release factor N(5)-glutamine methyltransferase; its protein translation is MNTMFDLQQYALQELKDTYTEHEIKVLCSLAFCKLLHCTNIEIHLNKHEFLAKSFIDKFLLVVEELKTDKPIQYILGETEFAGIDFQLNSETLIPRPETEELVMWIVESGVQPGASVLDIGTGSGCIIVSLGKLLKGVRLCGVDISPEAVRQAADNARRNGVEVKFEVRDILSYEEWEWPGFDVIVSNPPYVRESEKALMHDRVLNYEPSRALFVPDTDPLMFYRKIAGFGRDHLNRGGLLFLEINEAFGKETVELLREMGYEDVELRKDINERERMVKARGNFKF
- a CDS encoding regulatory protein RecX; amino-acid sequence: MDAKKALNIVAGQCSKKEYCSFDIFKKLQRWELEEKDIAAVMEFLVKNHFLDDTRFAEAYARDKHRFNRWGKLKIMQMLRQKRVPERIIEQALSSLPDEESDATCLALLKQKNRGLKEEDPYKRKAKLFRFALSRGFDYETISRCIDQLQD
- a CDS encoding Crp/Fnr family transcriptional regulator, whose translation is MRTIKDKELHEKYCNICIDSPNSLFASLDESSKSIIRQTSICKMYRKGDLIYEEGNKPFGLICLITGKAKIAKKGIAGREQIVRMAKPVGFIGYRAFFAEEMHIASAEALEESIVCIMKTELIFGIVRSNSDVAMNVIRALATDLGFSNRRTVTLTQKHIRGRLAEALLVLKDTYGFEDDNMTLKICLSREDMANLSNMTTSNAIRTLSNFASEGILELSGKQIKITNMEALEKVSEMG
- a CDS encoding NAD+ synthase — its product is MKIAIPQINYHIGDISKNKDLIIAAIKKAKAMKAELVLFPEHAICGAYPQDLFEKEYFVNECRVSIEKIAEQCHNIAALVGGPNLDLEDGILMNAMFFMYDGEVRGGVNKTILSDYDVFDESRYFIPGESNTPLRYKNQNIRVIFDEYESNMIEKTDTIIVHVGSTPFTTESFAYRKESLSYIARKQKCPLISLNHVGANASLIFDGNSFVVNSKGISTYKLAAFKEDFMIIDTERLLNAPALKEKGPDTIALIHDALILGIKDFFHKNGFSKAVLGLSGGIDSALVAALATEALGKENVLGILMPSRFSTDHSVTDAVDLAKNLGISHETLPIKEIYDNFIATLHPVFKDAPFNVAEENLQARIRGSLVMAISNKFGHILLNTSNKSEAAVGYGTLYGDLCGSLSVLGDVYKTDVYKLSRYVNRNGELIPENTITKAPSAELRPGQKDQDSLPDYDTLDAILKLYLEENSSKQEIIAKGFAPEIVEKTITLVNRNDYKRAQCPPILKVSKKAFGSGRRMPLVAKL
- a CDS encoding 5-formyltetrahydrofolate cyclo-ligase, which produces MDKKELRKQVKVLKSQYSLEQKVEMSRPLWKELEQTDFFKEARTVLLYWSMDDEVFTHDYVCKWAGEKTVLLPCVKGDVLELRVFKGMESLQPGEAFGILEPVGELYTDYDAIDLIVVPGVAFDRHGNRLGRGRGYYDKILKETRVARKVGICFGFQFVEEVPVDELDVRMDLVIHGI
- a CDS encoding DUF362 domain-containing protein translates to MAYVISDDCISCGACESECPVGAISMGDDHYQINADECISCGACAGVCPVGAPKEA
- a CDS encoding 50S ribosomal protein L25/general stress protein Ctc, with protein sequence MQVFDLKGEVRNDLGKKATKAVRYAEKVPCVLYGGEANVHFAVLDKDLKKLLYTPNVYLVNLDLDGKSYGAVMRDIQFHPVTDKVLHIDFYQTSEDKPVVMDVPVRVTGHAAGVQAGGKLAIITRKLKVKALPKDMPDEVVVDVTSLGVGKAIKVQDIHVEGVELMNAKSVVVAQVKLTRAARAAQSAQ
- the pth gene encoding aminoacyl-tRNA hydrolase produces the protein MKYLIVGLGNIGPEYQNTRHNIGFKVLDAFAKASNAVFEDMRYGAVATVKLKGRTLILLKPNTYMNLSGKAVSYWMQKEKIELSNLFVVVDDLALPFGTIRLRGKGSDGGHNGLKSINQLLGTQDYARLRFGIGNEFPKGKQVDYVLGEWSSEEEERFPAMLKHCGEVIENFIFIGVDKTMSLCNNLRF